The proteins below come from a single Caulobacter flavus genomic window:
- the rplE gene encoding 50S ribosomal protein L5 — MADQAYEPRLKTVYRERIRAALKEQFGYTNEMQIPKLDKIVLNMGIGEAVADSKKAQQALKELEAIAGQKPVATKARKSIAGFKLREGMVVGAKVTLRKDRMFEFLDRLVTIALPRVKDFRGLNGKSFDGRGNYAMGLKEHLVFPEINYDQIEQIWGMDIIVCTTAKSDQEAKALLKEFQFPFVN, encoded by the coding sequence ATGGCTGATCAAGCTTACGAGCCCCGGCTGAAGACCGTCTACCGCGAGCGCATCCGCGCCGCGCTGAAGGAACAGTTCGGCTACACCAACGAGATGCAGATCCCCAAGCTGGACAAGATCGTCCTGAACATGGGTATCGGCGAAGCCGTGGCCGACTCCAAGAAGGCCCAGCAGGCTCTGAAGGAACTGGAAGCGATCGCCGGCCAAAAGCCCGTCGCGACCAAGGCCCGCAAGTCGATCGCCGGCTTCAAGCTGCGCGAAGGCATGGTGGTCGGCGCGAAGGTCACCCTTCGCAAGGACCGGATGTTTGAATTCCTCGACCGCCTGGTCACGATCGCGCTGCCGCGCGTGAAGGACTTCCGTGGTCTGAACGGCAAGAGCTTCGACGGCCGTGGCAACTACGCCATGGGCCTGAAGGAGCACCTGGTGTTCCCGGAAATCAACTATGACCAGATCGAACAGATCTGGGGCATGGACATCATCGTCTGCACCACTGCGAAGTCCGACCAGGAAGCCAAGGCTCTCCTGAAGGAATTCCAGTTCCCGTTCGTCAACTAA
- the rplX gene encoding 50S ribosomal protein L24 — MAAKIKKGDRVVVLAGKDKGKQGAVTQVLPKENRVVVEGVNMVARHTKPTQADPQGGIKHKEAALHVSNVAVVDSNGKATRVGFKIEGDKKVRVAKTTGEVING; from the coding sequence ATGGCTGCTAAGATCAAGAAGGGCGACCGCGTCGTCGTTCTCGCCGGCAAGGACAAGGGCAAGCAAGGCGCTGTGACCCAAGTCCTGCCGAAGGAAAACCGGGTTGTCGTGGAGGGCGTGAACATGGTCGCCCGCCACACCAAGCCGACCCAAGCCGACCCCCAGGGCGGCATCAAGCACAAGGAAGCCGCGCTGCACGTCTCGAACGTCGCCGTCGTGGACTCCAACGGCAAGGCCACCCGCGTCGGCTTCAAGATCGAAGGCGACAAGAAGGTGCGCGTCGCCAAGACGACCGGCGAGGTGATCAATGGCTGA
- the rpsN gene encoding 30S ribosomal protein S14, with amino-acid sequence MAKKSAVNRNEAVKALVKQYAEKRAALKAIANDETLPLEERFEARLKLAKLPRSSSPIRIRNRCEVTGRPRAYYRKLKMSRLALRELGSQGLIPGLVKSSW; translated from the coding sequence ATGGCCAAGAAAAGCGCCGTCAACCGCAACGAAGCCGTCAAGGCTCTCGTCAAGCAATACGCCGAGAAGCGCGCCGCGCTGAAGGCGATCGCCAACGACGAGACCCTGCCGCTCGAGGAACGCTTCGAGGCTCGCCTCAAGCTGGCGAAGCTGCCCCGCAGCAGCTCGCCGATCCGCATCCGCAACCGCTGCGAAGTCACGGGCCGTCCGCGCGCCTATTACCGCAAGCTTAAGATGAGCCGTCTGGCCCTTCGCGAACTCGGTTCGCAAGGCCTGATCCCCGGCCTCGTCAAGTCGAGCTGGTGA
- the rpsH gene encoding 30S ribosomal protein S8, which produces MSMNDPLSDMIARIKNAALRKRNKVSTPASKLRARVLDVLADEGYIRGYSLVEKPGAFPEFEIELKYFDGEPVIAEISRVSKPGRRVYSSIKDLKPIKNGLGISILSTPKGVMSDTAARDANVGGEVLCRVY; this is translated from the coding sequence ATGTCGATGAACGACCCCCTGAGCGACATGATCGCTCGCATCAAGAACGCCGCCCTGCGCAAGCGCAACAAGGTCTCGACGCCGGCTTCCAAGCTGCGCGCCCGCGTCCTCGACGTGCTGGCCGACGAGGGCTACATCCGCGGCTACTCGCTGGTCGAGAAGCCCGGTGCGTTCCCCGAATTCGAGATCGAGCTCAAGTACTTCGACGGTGAGCCCGTGATCGCCGAGATCAGCCGCGTGTCCAAGCCTGGCCGTCGCGTCTATTCGTCGATCAAGGACCTCAAGCCGATCAAGAACGGCCTGGGCATCTCGATCCTGTCGACGCCGAAGGGCGTCATGTCGGACACCGCCGCGCGCGACGCTAACGTCGGCGGCGAAGTCCTCTGCCGCGTCTACTAG